From Miscanthus floridulus cultivar M001 chromosome 15, ASM1932011v1, whole genome shotgun sequence, the proteins below share one genomic window:
- the LOC136507167 gene encoding uncharacterized protein, with product MDAYCAEIRKLEGKFYGIEYHHVVRDQNQLANHLSKLGSSRAMIPPEVFVQDLIVPSIKADKEVEEVPPAELFVLAVPSSIANWREQFIKYLTSVEVPTDKTETKCLVRRSKLYVLVDGSLMRKSAEEGILLKCITQEEGVKLLLEIHSGFYGNHVASRTLVSKTF from the coding sequence atggatgcatactgcgccgaaatcaggaagctcgaaggaaaattctacggcatcgagtatcaccatgtggtacgtgaccaaaatcaactcgccaATCATTTATCCAAGCTGGGCTCTTCTCGTGCCATGATCCCGCCGgaggtcttcgttcaagatctcatAGTGCCATCTATCAAAGCAGATAAGGAAGTCGAAgaggttccccctgccgagcTGTTCGTACTTGCGGTACCTTCATCGATCGccaattggagggagcaattcatcaagtacctcaccagcgttgaggtacccaccgacaagactgaaactaaaTGCCTAGTTCGTCGAAGCAAGCTTTATGTGCTGGTGGACggcagcttgatgaggaaaagtgctgaGGAAGGGATACTGctgaaatgcatcacccaagaggagggagtaaagcttcttctcgaaattcactctggtttctacggcaaccacgtggcctcgagaacactggttagCAAGActttttga
- the LOC136509069 gene encoding uncharacterized protein has product MAVAGSDDYAPTTGAHGASVRLLSYRLPTATPQLTEHLLLDGKPQQSAHCLGEGELPSFCRRRKPSDDDHKPSGGRVDWASVRGTCTEWIANPMNIALVLWLLCVGVSGGMFVLLLLGLLDGAFPAAADRNRWIEINNQVLNALFTLMSLYQHPALCHHLFLLCRWRPADAAELRADYCKDGAAAAPRPGDRAHIAVVVVLLHVTVVSQYVLCGLYWGYTRSTRPEILEDSFFVLGIVAPVAAAVYTVCSPLGKGDRCHELAACSGPASAASAAATKTTQPTTPIVGHVVVEPEWAGGMFDCGGDAAAATGCLSLSCTFCVFGWNMERVGFGNACVHAVTFALLCFAPLWVFGVSALHIHNVVIGDAVGSAGVLLCVGGLLYGGYWRIQMRRRFGLPGSAACCGSKSLTDYARWLFCWPCALAQEVRTASMYHVDGEVFYLKVVEDDDDHADSGQPLLGSKHLDVFSAADTVSVSQASPANDHLVVVHNETAMDPPVQVVVVQVEDECSVVRHGETSSSSVSPSATASEEDDVSSLEAKSNREMLEDADRNMSSDESWRVEKVKRLINMVTLVSLLIILYTRGIIL; this is encoded by the coding sequence ATGGCTGTGGCCGGCAGCGACGATTATGCTCCAACCACCGGAGCCCATGGCGCCAGCGTGCGCCTCCTCAGCTACAGACTCCCCACGGCCACGCCGCAACTCACCGAGCACCTCCTCCTCGACGGCAAGCCGCAGCAGAGCGCGCACTGCCTCGGAGAAGGAGAGCTCCCCTCCTTCTGTCGCCGCCGGAAGCCCAGCGACGACGACCACAAGCCGTCCGGCGGCCGcgtcgactgggcctcggtccgCGGGACGTGCACGGAGTGGATCGCGAACCCGATGAACATCGCGCTGGTGCTGTGGCTGCTCTGCGTCGGCGTCTCCGGCGGCATGTTcgtgctcctcctcctcggcctgctcGACGGCGCGTTCCCGGCGGCGGCGGACAGGAACCGCTGGATCGAGATCAACAACCAGGTCCTCAACGCGCTCTTCACGCTCATGAGCCTGTACCAGCACCCCGCCCTCTGCCACCACCTCTTCCTGCTCTGCCGCTGGcgccccgccgacgccgccgagCTCCGCGCCGACTACTGCAAGGACGGAGCCGCCGCGGCGCCGCGCCCTGGGGACCGCGCGcacatcgccgtcgtcgtcgtgctgCTGCACGTCACCGTGGTCTCCCAGTACGTTCTCTGCGGCCTCTACTGGGGGTACACCAGGAGCACGCGCCCGGAGATCCTCGAGGACAGCTTCTTCGTGCTTGGCATCGTCGCGCCGGTCGCCGCCGCGGTGTACACCGTGTGCAGTCCGTTGGGCAAAGGCGACCGGTGCCACGAGCTCGCCGCCTGCTCCGGACCAGCCTCGGCAGCATCGGCGGCGGCGACAAAGACGACGCAGCCCACCACGCCCATTGTTGGGCATGTCGTGGTGGAGCCGGAGTGGGCCGGCGGCATGTTCGACTGCGGCGGCGACGCGGCAGCGGCGACCGGGTGCCTCTCGCTGTCGTGCACGTTCTGCGTGTTCGGGTGGAACATGGAGCGGGTGGGGTTCGGCAACGCGTGCGTGCACGCCGTCACGTTCGCGCTCCTCTGCTTCGCGCCGCTCTGGGTGTTCGGCGTCTCGGCGCTGCACATCCACAACGTCGTCATCGGCGACGCCGTGGGCAGCGCCGGCGTGCTGCTCTGCGTGGGCGGCCTGCTCTACGGCGGGTACTGGAGGATCCAGATGCGGAGACGGTTCGGGCTCCCCGGGAGCGCGGCGTGCTGCGGCTCCAAGTCGCTGACGGACTACGCGCGGTGGCTGTTCTGCTGGCCATGCGCGCTGGCGCAGGAGGTCCGCACGGCGAGCATGTACCacgtcgacggcgaggtcttctaCTTGAAGGTCGTTGAGGACGACGATGATCACGCCGACAGCGGCCAGCCGTTGCTCGGGTCCAAGCATCTTGACGTTTTCAGTGCAGCGGACACGGTTTCAGTGTCACAGGCGTCACCGGCAAATGATCATCTGGTTGTTGTTCATAACGAAACGGCCATGGATCCACCTGTTCAGGTCGTGGTTGTGCAAGTGGAAGACGAGTGCAGTGTTGTTCGTCATGGGGAGACGAGCAGTTCTTCTGTTTCGCCATCGGCGACGGCGAGCGAGGAAGATGATGTATCTTCTTTGGAGGCGAAGTCGAACCGAGAAATGTTGGAAGATGCTGATCGGAATATGTCGTCTGATGAGAGTTGGAGAGTGGAGAAGGTGAAGAGACTGATCAACATGGTCACCCTGGTGTCTCTGCTCATTATTTTGTACACAAGGGGAATTATTCTGTAG
- the LOC136506504 gene encoding uncharacterized protein — translation MGAGGIITLAALMDKEKLATMESHETSGKQVEPHGKAKERFLDFLRAAPSKDVWLHRFGVTAPQAVLRRVATVRARTAAYAPAAYARLLSLRAPAFVRTVDWLALRARCKAWARRPTNAALLVWLAFVVAGVAFVFLLMTGALNSAVPDASRRRRWTEVANQVLNALFTIMCVYQHPRLFHHLELLLRWRDADAAELRGVYCKNAAAGPRRERLHVAVVLLLLHATCFAQYAYCALFWAFSSDTRPDWAVNFCMGFGLAAPVAAALYMVYGPLGRRIVQLPEVSTDNDDEAVAVKDAAMANEEAQCSASRVAVARPEWAGGLFDLTDDPTVAALSLTCAFCVFGWNMERMGMGNMYVHVFTFALLCAAPVLVFAVAALNIHDPTLGYLVGATGALLSVLGLTYGGFWRAQMRRRFGLPADRSMCGDRPAVADYVKWLFCAPCALAQEVRTGNLYDVEDGSLYHVRGSDEDAAAEEKPTMAPLEREGCVAPLTADKARDGIECVVTVDPPAPVRI, via the coding sequence ATGGGAGCTGGAGGGATCATCACCCTCGCAGCTCTGATGGACAAGGAGAAGCTTGCAACCATGGAGTCACACGAGACATCAGGCAAGCAAGTCGAACCCCATGGCAAGGCGAAGGAGAGGTTCCTCGACTTCCTCAGGGCGGCGCCTTCCAAGGACGTATGGCTGCACCGCTTCGGCGTTACCGCCCCGCAAGCCGTCCTCCGCCGCGTCGCTACCGTCCGCGCGCGCACTGCCGCCTACGCACCGGCAGCCTACGCCCGCCTCTTATCCCTCCGCGCGCCGGCGTTCGTGCGCACCGTGGACTGGCTCGCCCTGCGCGCCCGGTGCAAGGCCTGGGCTCGGCGGCCCACGAACGCCGCGCTGCTCGTGTGGCTCGCCTTCGTCGTCGCGGGGGTCGCGTTCGTGTTCCTGCTCATGACGGGGGCGCTCAACTCCGCGGTGCCCGACGCgtcccggcggcggcggtggacggAGGTGGCCAACCAGGTGCTCAACGCGCTCTTCACCATCATGTGCGTGTACCAGCACCCGCGGCTCTTCCACCACCTCGAGCTCCTGCTCCGGTGGcgcgacgccgacgccgccgagCTACGCGGCGTCTACTGCAAgaacgccgccgccgggccaAGGAGGGAGCGTCTCCACGTCGCcgtcgtgctgctgctgctccacgCCACGTGCTTCGCGCAGTACGCCTACTGCGCGCTCTTCTGGGCGTTCAGCAGCGACACGCGCCCCGACTGGGCCGTCAACTTCTGCATGGGGTTCGGGCTCGCCGcccccgtcgccgccgcgctctaCATGGTCTACGGCCCGCTCGGCAGAAGGATCGTGCAGCTCCCGGAGGTATCCACCGACAACGACGACGAGGCCGTCGCGGTGAAAGATGCGGCGATGGCCAACGAGGAGGCACAGTGCAGCGCTAGCAGAGTAGCGGTCGCCAGGCCGGAGTGGGCCGGCGGGCTGTTCGACCTCACCGACGACCCGACGGTGGCGGCGCTGTCCCTGACGTGCGCGTTCTGCGTGTTCGGGTGGAACATGGAGCGCATGGGCATGGGCAACATGTACGTGCACGTCTTCACGTTCGCGCTCCTCTGCGCCGCGCCGGTGCTGGTGTTCGCGGTCGCCGCGCTCAACATCCACGACCCCACGCTGGGGTACCTCGTCGGCGCCACGGGCGCGCTGCTCTCCGTGCTCGGCCTCACGTACGGGGGCTTCTGGCGCGCGCAGATGCGGAGGCGCTTCGGGCTGCCGGCTGACCGGTCCATGTGCGGCGACCGGCCGGCCGTGGCGGACTATGTCAAATGGCTGTTCTGTGCGCCGTGCGCGCTGGCGCAGGAGGTCAGGACGGGCAACTTGTACGACGTGGAGGATGGCAGCTTGTACCACGTGAGGGGCAGCGACGAGGACGCGGCGGCGGAGGAAAAGCCAACGATGGCGCCTCTGGAGAGGGAGGGGTGCGTCGCGCCATTGACGGCCGACAAGGCACGCGATGGTATTGAGTGTGTAGTTACCGTTGACCCGCCGGCGCCGGTGAGGATTTAA